CAGGTTCGTGACCTTGAGGCAAGGGAGCCGCACAGACAGATGGATTTGATAGTCAGGGCAACGGTAAAGCTCGTGGTAATCATGATTGTCTCGATCTCGGCCTCGATAGCTCTCCACGGCCACTTAACTCCAGGCGGAGGCTTCCAGGGAGGTTCGGCCATGGCGGTAGCGGCCCTGCTCCTCTTCGCGACCTTCAGCAAGTTCACCCTTGAGAGGAAGGGTCTAACGTTGAGGCACACTGTTTCAGCATACGCTCTCGGCCTGGCGCTCATCCTGGCGACCGTCCTTACCCCGGTTTTCCTCTACGGTGGAAAGGTTCTCGAGATAAACCTCCTCCCCGGAGAGACCGGCCTCTTCAACCTCGACGTTGGGGAGTACACTGCAGTTACCTTCGGGTTCCTGACGGTGTTCCTAGTCCTTGGAGTTTCCGAGTGGATATTCAAGAGCGTCCTCAGGAGGGAGGTTCAGTGATAGCGAGCTTTCTTATCTTCTACATCACGATAACGCTCTTCGCGATGACCCTCCTCGGAATTTACGGCGTTGCAACCAGATCCAACCTCATCAAGAAGATCATCATGCTCAACGTGATGGGCGATGCGGTAAACATGCTCTTCATCCTAATTGGCTACCGCCTCGTCTACCCAGTCTTTCCGCCGATATATGAGAAGCACCTGACGATTGAAGAGTTCCTGAGCAGGGCGGTTGATCCCGTTCCGCAGGCATTAGTGCTAACGGCCGTCGTCATTGGAATGGCCATGAACATACTCCTGACGACCTACGCGATCCAGTTCTACCGCCTCCACGGAACCGTTGACGCCCGTGACATGGCGGAGATAATGAGGGGGGAGAGGGAATGAAGGTGAGGTTCTCTCCCGGGACGTTCCTGATAGCGCTCGCCGTTTACCTGTTCTACACGGGTTCGGTCAGCGAGTACGACCTAATAACGGGAAGCATCGTTGCCCTCATAATCTCGCTCATAGTCGGCCACTGGCTCATAGAGAACGACCTTAAGTTCTTCTCGCCGAAAAGGTGGTTCTACGCGATCCTCTACGGCCTCAGGTACTTCCTGATAGAGGAGACGAAGACACACATTGACGTGGCCAAGAGGGTATTCACACTGAAGGCCAACCCGGGAATCGTCAGAATCCCCCTCGAAGTCGAGAACGACTACGGGAAGGTTCTCGTGGCCAACTCGATAACAAACACCCCGGGAACGATAACCGTTGACATCAGCGACGACGGGAAGTGGCTCTACGTCCACTGGATTGACGTGAGTACGCTCGATGAGAAGGAGATCAAGGAGAACATAGTTGCTTACTTTGAGGACTACGCGAAGAAAATATTCGACTGAGGTGAGAGCATGGAGGTTGGAATAGTCCCGGTCATACCGCTCGGCTTTGCATTCTTCCTCCCGTTCATAGCCTTCGCAACTGGAAAGAACAGAAAGGTCGTGATAGCCTACGCCCTAACCGCTCAAACTGTAGCTTTCCTCGCTGGAATCGAGCTCTTCAAAATGGCCTACTCCTCGAATGAGCCCCTAGTTTACGCTTTCGGGAACTGGATAGCGCCGATAGGGATAGTTTTTGAGGTGGACAGGCTATCCGCGACGCTGGTTCTGACCGCTACCATCGGCTTCTTGATGGCTGGAATATACTCTGCCAGGTTCATCAGGGAGCACGGAATAGAGTTCTTCTACACCTTTCTCCTCGGCCTTGAGGCCGGAACTCTGGGGGCATTCATGACGGGCGATGCATTCAACCTCTTCGTCATGCTCGAGGTTCTCGGCGCTTCCGCCTATGCCATAGTGGGCTTTTACAGAAACAGGAGCGAGAGCATCGAGGGTGCCTTCAAGTACGGGATAAGCGGTGCCGTGGCTACGAGCCTCTACTTTTTAGCACTCGGCTTCGTCTACGCCTCCCTCGGAACGGTCAACATGGCCGACCTAAGCGCCAAGTTTCATAACATAAGCTTCCCGGTCACGGTGAAGGTCTTCGGAGACCCAACCTTGGCCCTCGGAATATTCTTCGCACTGACGATAGCGATGGTCCTCGTCAAGAGCGCCATCTTCCCGGGCCACTACTGGCTTCCCGATGCCTATCAAGGTGCACCCATACCCGTCGGCGCTGTCCTCAGCGGCTTCGTTGAGGTCGTCGGCATCTATGCCCTCATGAGGTTCCTTTACACAGTCTTCCAGGGTATTTCATTCTCCCACTGGCTCTCACTGGTCTTCTTCACGCTCGGAACTGCAACGGCCTTCCTCGGCTCCCTGATGATGCTCGTCCAGAAGGACGTTAAAAGGCTCATAGCTTATTCAACGATACTCCACATGGGCTACCTCTTCATGACCCTCGGCATTGGAACGGAGCTCGCAGTTCTGGCCATAAACTTTCACATAGTGAACCACGCCATAGCAAAGATGCTCCTCTTCTTCACGGTTGGGGCCTTTATCTACAGGACTGGGAAAACGAAGATAGACGACCTTGCCGGCGTTGGAAAGAAGATGCCGGTAACGACCTTCCTCTTTGGAATAGCCACGCTCAGCCTCGTTGGGGTTCCGCCGCTCAACGTCTTCTTCAGCAAGATGCTTATCTTTGACGCGCTGATGCAGAAGAGCGCCTGGCTTGCTTCAGTAGTCATTATCACGAGTGCCATAGCGGCGTGGGCTTACTTTAAGCTCTTCGTGACCCTCTGGCGCGGAAAGCCCGTCGAGGGACACGGTCACCATGGAGAAGGAGAGCACGAAGGAGATACGAAAATCAGTGACCACATTGAAGGTGGCGAAGTCTGGGTTCTCACGTCTGTGAACCTAATCCTTGGTCTCTTAGTGGTGCTCTTTGGAATCTTCGCGCCGGTGCTGATAGACAGCTACTTCCACGGGGCGGCGGTTCAGGCGATGGACTATCAGAGCTACATAGAGGCCGTGAGAAAGCTGGCAGAGGCAGTTCTTGCAAGTGCATGAGACCTTCTCCCATCTTTTCCCAAATTTATCTGTGGCCTTGTCTGAGGAAACTGGAAAAAGTTAGGTGAAGTAGAGGACGGTCAAAACGAGAATGTAGAGAAGCATCACACTTCTGAAGACACTCCAGCCGAGCCTTTTGATGTCGTCTATCTTTGCGACGTAGTTCTCATCCCTGAGGTTTTTCACCAGCCTAACCGTCGGCTCGATGAGGGCTATAATCAGATAAGGATTATATGCTAAAACGCCGAAGATTGGGAGCCAAGTTATCAGCGGGTACTTCTTGGGAAACTTCCTGAAGGCCAGCTTTGTCTCGACGTAGGCAGCTCCAATAGCTTCGTAATAGGCCAAAACTAGCCAGAAGATGAAAACCTTATCGCTGAATGGCTTCCCTGAAACAGCCGGGGCAAAGAGGGCTGGAACCGCTGGTAAGAGGTTTCCGAGGGCGTAGGTGACGGGGTGCTTCCAGCCCTTAGCCCGGGAGAAAGCGAAGTGAAGGGTGAAGAGAACAACCACTACAGCCAGTGGAATTACGAGGGGATTATCTAGAGCAGGTTTGAGGGCATCGGTGCCGAACCAGTAAAATGCGGGGAGAACGTACGCCAAAGCGTTTAGACCGAGGCTCAGGGCCATCCCGCTCATTTTCCAGGCGCGATAGGAATCGAAGGCAAAATCGAAGGTGAAGAACGTTACCAGCGTAACGATAAGCCCGATCAACCAGCCACGCCAGTCTGCGTGGGCAAGGATTAAACCTCCTATCATCGAGAGAATTATAGTCCCGCCAGCTCCGGGCTCCCTTGGAACCTTGAAGACCTTCATCGCAACGCCTCCTTCATTGTTTTAACCGCGGGAGTTACATAATGGAACCTAAAAACCTTTACTGGGCAAATTTGTGGACAAACGGGTATTATCGACGAAGCAAAGGACTTATAGATCGTGCTACTGTTTTCCAAATTAGTGATACACATGAAGATCCTCGTGTCCGGAAAGGGCGGCTGTGGGAAGAGCACTATAAGCGCGATGCTTGGAAAGTATCTAGCAGGCAGAGGCTACCGCGTCCTCATAATAGACGCCGACGAGTCGAACCCGGGCCTCTATAGGATGCTGGGCCTTCCAAAGGTCAAGACTCTTGCTGAACACCTCGGCGGGAAGAAGAGGGCCAAGATACTCATGGCGGTAGAAGGTGAAGGAGAGCTCGACGAGGAGCTCTTTGACTGGACGCTCGACGAAGTTCCTGAGGAAATCCTCGCCAGGAAGGGGAATCTCGCGGTTCTCACAATCGGGAAGATTGAAGAAGCTGAAGAAGGTTGCGCCTGTCCCTACGGGTTCCTCGCGAGGAAACTCCTCGAGGGCATAAAGCTGAAGGAGAACGAGGTTATCATCGTTGACACGGAGGCTGGGATAGAGCACTTCGGCAGGGGTGTTGACAAACACGTTGATGTCGTTGTTGACGTGGCCGAGCCCTCCCTGGAGTCCATTGAGCTGTCAAGGAAAATAGCGAGTTTAAGCGAGAGCCTCGGCCTCAAACACATTCTCGTCCTAAACAAGGCCCTTCCGGGAGTTGAGGAAAAACTGCCGGTTAAGCCTAATGTCATCATACCCTTCGACCAGAGCTTCATCATCGACAGCCTCAACGGCAGAGAAGTCGAGCCAATAGAGCAGATTGAAACCCTTTGGGAGTCGATATCCAGATGAATTCATTTGTTTAGGCCTTGACGTTCTGTTGTCATCTTCCAAAATTTTTACAAATACTTGCCTATCTTACTATAAAATTTTTCGAACTTTTGACCTTCTTAGTGCAATAATGTTCTCCATCGCTCCGTGTTTCGACGAACGGCTATTCTGCTTTCGTTTTCTGGCTAATTAGCCGATCCTAACCCTTTTTCGTTTTTCGCCGATTATTATTTTGACGAACGACGAAAGAATTTTAAGGAGACCTAACTCTTAACCTGGAAGAGGTGACAGCCAGTGCAGGTCGGGGGAGGATTCTTGGAGGAGAAGTACATCCCACTGCAGTCCTTCAGGGAGGAGCACAAGAGATCCATAGAGAACCTCGAGGAGTTCTGGGCGGAGCAGGCGAAGGTTATAGACTGGTTCAAGACGTGGGAGAAAGTCCTCGACGACTCGAAGGCTCCTTTCTTCCGCTGGTTCGTGGGGGGCCAGCTCAACGCTAGCTACAACGCCCTCGACAGGCACATCAAAGCCGGAAAGAGGAACAGGGCGGCAATAATCTGGGAGAGCGAGGAGGGAGAAACGAGAACCCTCACCTACTACGAGCTCTACCGCGAGGTGAACCGCTTTGCATCGGTTCTTAAGAACCTCGGCGTTGGGAAGGGCGACAGGGTAGTTATCTACATGCCCCTCGTTCCCGAAGTGGTTATAGCGATGCTGGCCAGCGCGAGGATAGGGGCAATCCACAGCGTCGTGTTCTCTGGCTTCTCGGCTGAAGCGTTGGCTACTAGAATAAACGACGCAAAGGCGAAGGTAGTCATAACCGCCGACTACCTCTACAGGCGCGGAAAGGCCCTGAACCTCAAGGAGATAGTTGACAGGGCTCTCCTCGAAACTCCGAGCGTCGAGAGCGTTGTGGTGCTTAAGCGCTCTGAAGACGAGGTCAACATGGTCGAGGGAAGGGACTACTACTGGTAGAACCTCCTGGAAGGAGCCGAGAGGTACGTCGAGCCGGTTCCGGTCGAGAGCAACCACCCGCTCTTCATCCTCTACACGAGTGGAACGACCGGAACGCCGAAGGGTATCGTCCACTCCACTGGCGGCTACCTCGTTTACGTTGCCAAGACGATGCAGTGGGCATGGGGGATAACCGAGAGCGACCTCTTCTGGAACACCGCAGATGTAGGCTGGATCACCGGGCACAGCTACCTCGTTTACGGCCCGCTGACCCTCGGCTTAACCGTCATGATGTACGAGGGAGCTCTGAACTATCTCAAGCCCGACAAGCCCTGGGAACTGATAGAGAAGCACGGAGTCACGATATTCTACACAGCTCCTACAGCGGTAAGGATGCTCATGCGCTATGGCGACGAGTGGGTAAAGAAGCACGACCTCTCGAGCCTGCGCCTCCTCGGTTCTGTCGGCGAGCCGATTAACCCGAGGGCTTGGAAGTGGTACTATGAGGTCGTCGGCGGTGGAAGGTGCCCGATAATAGACACTTGGTGGCAGACTGAAACCGGCGGCTACATGATATACCCCTCAGCCGGAATACAGCTTCCGCCGCTCAAGCCGGGTTCAGCCACCTTCCCCGGCCTTGGAGTTGATGCAGACGTCTTTACGTCTGAAGGCAAGCCAGCGAAGCCTGGGGAGAGGGGCTACCTCGTCATCAAGAAGCCCTGGCCTGGAATGCTCCTCGGCATCTGGGGCAACGACGAGCGCTACATAAGAACCTACTGGAAGCGCTTCAGCAAGCCTGAAGAGGGAGTCTGGATATACTACCCGGCCGACTACGCAATGAAGGACGAGGACGGCTACTTCTGGATATTCGGCAGGGCAGACGAGGTTCTCAACGTCTCTGGTCATAGGATTGGAACTGCCGAGATTGAGCATGCGCTCGTCCTCCACCCGGCGGTTGCCGAGGCGGCCGTAATCGGGAGGCGCGACGAGATTAAGGGCGAGGTTCCTGTGGCGTTTGTGATACTCAAGGAGAACTGCGTCCCGAGGGAGAGCCTCAAGAAGGAACTCATAGACTACGTGAGGGAAAC
This Thermococcus stetteri DNA region includes the following protein-coding sequences:
- a CDS encoding Na(+)/H(+) antiporter subunit B, with translation MKRDVYVAVSFLLAFLVISYAVTVKDVLGIAQNPLRPLGEFYLSHAFAHEGPTSHSPEVVTAIVWNYRGFDTLFETFVFFLAIIGALSVLRLTNEQEEQVRDLEAREPHRQMDLIVRATVKLVVIMIVSISASIALHGHLTPGGGFQGGSAMAVAALLLFATFSKFTLERKGLTLRHTVSAYALGLALILATVLTPVFLYGGKVLEINLLPGETGLFNLDVGEYTAVTFGFLTVFLVLGVSEWIFKSVLRREVQ
- a CDS encoding sodium:proton antiporter, translating into MIASFLIFYITITLFAMTLLGIYGVATRSNLIKKIIMLNVMGDAVNMLFILIGYRLVYPVFPPIYEKHLTIEEFLSRAVDPVPQALVLTAVVIGMAMNILLTTYAIQFYRLHGTVDARDMAEIMRGERE
- a CDS encoding Na+/H+ antiporter subunit E: MKVRFSPGTFLIALAVYLFYTGSVSEYDLITGSIVALIISLIVGHWLIENDLKFFSPKRWFYAILYGLRYFLIEETKTHIDVAKRVFTLKANPGIVRIPLEVENDYGKVLVANSITNTPGTITVDISDDGKWLYVHWIDVSTLDEKEIKENIVAYFEDYAKKIFD
- a CDS encoding proton-conducting transporter transmembrane domain-containing protein; translated protein: MEVGIVPVIPLGFAFFLPFIAFATGKNRKVVIAYALTAQTVAFLAGIELFKMAYSSNEPLVYAFGNWIAPIGIVFEVDRLSATLVLTATIGFLMAGIYSARFIREHGIEFFYTFLLGLEAGTLGAFMTGDAFNLFVMLEVLGASAYAIVGFYRNRSESIEGAFKYGISGAVATSLYFLALGFVYASLGTVNMADLSAKFHNISFPVTVKVFGDPTLALGIFFALTIAMVLVKSAIFPGHYWLPDAYQGAPIPVGAVLSGFVEVVGIYALMRFLYTVFQGISFSHWLSLVFFTLGTATAFLGSLMMLVQKDVKRLIAYSTILHMGYLFMTLGIGTELAVLAINFHIVNHAIAKMLLFFTVGAFIYRTGKTKIDDLAGVGKKMPVTTFLFGIATLSLVGVPPLNVFFSKMLIFDALMQKSAWLASVVIITSAIAAWAYFKLFVTLWRGKPVEGHGHHGEGEHEGDTKISDHIEGGEVWVLTSVNLILGLLVVLFGIFAPVLIDSYFHGAAVQAMDYQSYIEAVRKLAEAVLASA
- a CDS encoding ATP-binding protein; protein product: MKILVSGKGGCGKSTISAMLGKYLAGRGYRVLIIDADESNPGLYRMLGLPKVKTLAEHLGGKKRAKILMAVEGEGELDEELFDWTLDEVPEEILARKGNLAVLTIGKIEEAEEGCACPYGFLARKLLEGIKLKENEVIIVDTEAGIEHFGRGVDKHVDVVVDVAEPSLESIELSRKIASLSESLGLKHILVLNKALPGVEEKLPVKPNVIIPFDQSFIIDSLNGREVEPIEQIETLWESISR